One Desulfovibrio fairfieldensis genomic window carries:
- a CDS encoding fused MFS/spermidine synthase encodes MLELTVFLSGALVMVLEMVGGRVLAPHVGTSAIVWTSLIGVVLACLALGAWAGGRFADKTLSRRGLGQALAGAGLGCALTAFCHTALGAGVTQAVGNLYLAAVAAALGIFALPAFFFGMITPYVIRLRIADVDTAGATVGRLYALSTAGSILGTFLGGFVLISFFGSTVILWGVALCMLLLSLCNAPARPWPRLLLLILCILLAWQDGLYGQWLAEKGGVRLVESPYNSIRIMEGVDRARDGRAVRLMATDPGYSQSGMLLDAPDELYFDYTRFYALGPRHVPGARKVLMLGGGGYSVPKWLLSGKSGLDAARLRLTVVELDPAMTASSRRWFGLRDDARLTVRHEDARAFLNRQNERYDLVFVDVFNSHYSVPFQMGTVEAARALRRAVAPGGALLMNVISAVEGPDGRLFRGICHALAAAFAEVRVYCVGRPDRPGEVQNLMLLAFPEAVPDAAPPAADAAAGATDPPAPETDAMLAVRYAGVIPADIPALTDDFAPVERYALMLLRQ; translated from the coding sequence ATGCTGGAACTGACGGTTTTTTTGAGCGGCGCGCTGGTCATGGTGCTGGAAATGGTGGGTGGACGGGTGCTGGCCCCGCACGTGGGCACCTCGGCCATTGTCTGGACCAGCCTCATCGGCGTGGTGCTGGCCTGTCTGGCGCTGGGGGCCTGGGCCGGAGGCCGCTTCGCGGACAAGACTCTCTCCCGCCGGGGGCTGGGCCAGGCCCTGGCCGGGGCCGGACTGGGCTGCGCGCTTACGGCTTTTTGCCATACGGCGCTGGGAGCGGGCGTGACCCAGGCCGTGGGCAACCTGTATCTGGCCGCCGTGGCCGCCGCCTTGGGCATTTTCGCCCTGCCCGCCTTTTTCTTCGGCATGATCACTCCCTATGTAATCCGCCTGCGCATCGCGGACGTGGACACCGCCGGGGCCACGGTGGGACGGCTCTATGCCCTGTCCACGGCGGGCAGCATTCTGGGCACCTTTCTGGGCGGCTTTGTGCTGATTTCCTTTTTCGGCAGCACGGTCATTCTCTGGGGCGTGGCCCTCTGCATGCTGCTGCTTTCCCTCTGCAACGCCCCGGCCCGGCCCTGGCCGCGTCTCCTGCTGCTGATCCTCTGTATCCTGCTGGCCTGGCAGGACGGGCTTTACGGGCAATGGCTGGCGGAAAAGGGCGGCGTGCGCCTGGTGGAGAGCCCGTACAACAGCATCCGGATCATGGAAGGCGTGGACCGCGCCCGGGACGGCCGGGCCGTGCGCCTGATGGCCACGGATCCCGGCTACAGCCAGTCGGGCATGCTGCTGGACGCCCCGGACGAGCTGTATTTCGACTATACCCGTTTTTACGCCCTGGGGCCGCGCCATGTGCCGGGCGCGCGCAAGGTGCTGATGCTCGGCGGCGGGGGCTATTCCGTGCCCAAGTGGCTGTTGTCGGGCAAAAGCGGGCTGGACGCCGCGCGTCTGCGCCTGACCGTGGTGGAGCTGGACCCGGCCATGACCGCAAGCTCCCGGCGCTGGTTCGGCCTGAGGGACGATGCCCGCCTCACGGTGCGGCACGAGGACGCCCGCGCCTTTCTCAACCGCCAGAACGAGCGTTATGATCTGGTTTTCGTGGATGTCTTCAATTCGCACTATTCCGTACCCTTCCAGATGGGTACCGTGGAGGCCGCCCGGGCTCTGCGCCGTGCCGTGGCTCCGGGGGGAGCCCTGCTGATGAATGTGATCTCGGCGGTGGAGGGGCCGGACGGGCGCTTGTTCCGGGGCATTTGCCACGCGCTGGCCGCCGCCTTTGCCGAGGTGCGCGTGTACTGCGTGGGCAGACCTGACCGGCCCGGCGAGGTGCAGAACCTGATGCTGCTGGCGTTTCCGGAAGCCGTTCCCGATGCCGCGCCCCCGGCGGCGGACGCAGCGGCTGGGGCGACAGACCCCCCGGCCCCGGAAACGGACGCCATGCTGGCCGTGCGCTACGCCGGGGTCATACCGGCGGACATTCCCGCGCTTACCGACGACTTCGCGCCGGTGGAGCGCTACGCCCTGATGCTGCTGCGGCAGTGA
- the coaD gene encoding pantetheine-phosphate adenylyltransferase: protein MKTALYPGTFDPLTNGHLSLIRRGCDVFDRIIVAVADNTPKFPLFSHEERVEMAREALKNESRVVVEPFSGLTVEYAAQRGVCALLRGLRAVSDFEYEFQLALMNRRLQRHIQTVFMMTDYQWLFISSTIVKAAASHGADVKGLVPENVRRKLLEKYANGEVRRATPCLAAPHGGFRVS from the coding sequence ATGAAAACAGCCCTCTATCCCGGCACCTTCGACCCGCTGACCAACGGCCATCTCAGCCTGATCCGGCGCGGCTGCGACGTCTTTGACCGGATCATCGTGGCCGTGGCCGACAATACCCCAAAATTCCCGCTGTTCAGCCATGAGGAACGGGTGGAAATGGCCCGCGAGGCCCTCAAGAACGAATCGCGCGTGGTGGTGGAGCCCTTTTCGGGCCTGACCGTTGAATACGCGGCCCAGCGCGGGGTCTGCGCCCTGTTGCGCGGCCTGCGCGCGGTGTCGGACTTCGAGTATGAATTTCAGCTGGCCCTGATGAACCGCCGTCTTCAGCGCCATATCCAGACCGTGTTCATGATGACCGACTATCAGTGGCTGTTCATCAGCTCGACCATCGTCAAGGCGGCGGCCAGCCACGGCGCGGACGTCAAAGGCCTGGTGCCCGAAAACGTGCGCCGCAAGCTGCTGGAAAAATACGCCAACGGCGAAGTGCGCCGGGCCACGCCCTGTCTGGCCGCGCCGCACGGGGGATTCCGCGTTTCGTAA
- the rsmD gene encoding 16S rRNA (guanine(966)-N(2))-methyltransferase RsmD: MRIIAGGLGGRVLKTVEGEGYRPAMGRTREALFSMLAARGLVWSEARVLDLFAGSGSLAFEALSRGAPNALLVENAAPAMRCLQENVAALGLEGRARLAKEDVLRFLKRQPPEGFDLVFMDPPYRKNLAEPALRALADRGWLAPGAFVTAEIEKDVALTPPASFNLLAERLFGQTRICIWTAS, encoded by the coding sequence ATGCGGATCATTGCCGGCGGCCTGGGCGGCCGCGTGCTGAAAACAGTGGAAGGCGAGGGCTACCGCCCGGCCATGGGCCGCACCCGCGAGGCCCTCTTCTCCATGCTGGCCGCGCGCGGTCTGGTCTGGAGCGAGGCCCGCGTGCTGGACCTGTTCGCGGGCAGCGGCAGTCTGGCCTTCGAGGCCTTGAGCCGGGGCGCGCCCAATGCCCTGCTGGTGGAAAACGCGGCCCCGGCCATGCGCTGTCTCCAGGAAAACGTGGCGGCCCTGGGCCTGGAAGGGCGGGCCCGGCTGGCCAAGGAGGATGTGCTGCGCTTTCTCAAACGCCAGCCGCCCGAAGGCTTTGACCTCGTCTTCATGGACCCGCCCTACCGCAAAAATCTGGCGGAACCGGCCCTGCGCGCCCTGGCGGACAGGGGCTGGCTCGCGCCCGGAGCTTTTGTCACGGCGGAAATAGAAAAGGACGTCGCGCTCACGCCGCCCGCTTCCTTCAACCTTCTGGCCGAGCGCCTTTTCGGCCAGACGCGCATCTGCATCTGGACGGCATCATGA
- a CDS encoding sensor domain-containing diguanylate cyclase — protein sequence MKDNHLLRINLNITVILVIGFALTAVLSYRANYQASLDNIEQVSSLTAEGIYYRLTTRFTKPVNISLTMAHDNLLVRHLTGEARHPEDRAYVETTREYLDTYRKKYGFDSVFLVSTATGRYYNFKGIDRVLTRDNPENTWYFRLMNSDQEYALHVDNDEVRGADNKITVFVNCKVKDAAGRVLGVVGVGIRIDSLKELLKSYEEKYRVTASLISKSGGIEISTTHTGHEKKDWFETYRQEDIRKKILSWNNDSSSLTLWTPTAPLSREKSFIVVRYIPELSWNLVVAQNTGLLISEMRAQLYQTCAILVFVIVVVLVIVTTVIRKFNKRITQLMEERQAFFKKATEQMYDNICEFNITRNCAEQAWTGEYFETLGAKGLPYDQAIRIIAEKQIKKEFRERYLAIFDPRNVMREYAAGNNHLRYDFMISQDGTEYSWTRVDAHVFYSAEDKCIHMVTYRKDIEREKKKELQAVTDEMTGFYTKKATERAICELLFQKPDSGYAFFIFDIDNFKQANDRFGHAFGDICIRTFTAIIRRHFKERAVLGRIGGDEFAAFVPIPDREWAERKAETLSAALCTECLDGPARWRMTASIGVALAPQSGTDFNTLYQNADAALYQVKKRGKNGFSVHDGTAARGF from the coding sequence ATGAAAGACAATCACCTGCTGCGGATCAATCTGAACATCACGGTCATTCTGGTCATCGGCTTCGCATTGACCGCCGTGCTCAGCTACCGGGCGAACTATCAGGCATCCCTGGACAACATCGAGCAGGTCTCCTCCCTCACGGCCGAGGGAATCTACTACCGGCTGACGACCAGGTTTACAAAACCGGTCAATATTTCGCTGACAATGGCCCACGACAACCTGTTGGTCAGACATCTTACCGGCGAAGCCCGGCATCCGGAGGACCGGGCGTACGTCGAAACCACCAGGGAATATCTGGACACCTACCGGAAAAAATATGGTTTTGATTCGGTCTTTCTGGTTTCCACGGCCACGGGACGCTATTACAATTTCAAGGGCATCGACCGTGTCCTGACCAGGGACAATCCGGAAAACACCTGGTATTTCCGCCTGATGAACAGCGATCAGGAATATGCCCTGCACGTGGACAACGACGAAGTGCGCGGCGCGGACAATAAAATCACCGTCTTCGTGAACTGCAAGGTCAAGGACGCCGCGGGCAGGGTGCTCGGCGTGGTGGGCGTGGGCATCCGCATCGACTCTTTGAAGGAACTGCTCAAAAGTTATGAGGAAAAATACCGTGTGACGGCGAGCCTGATCAGCAAAAGCGGCGGCATCGAAATATCCACTACCCATACCGGCCATGAAAAAAAGGACTGGTTCGAGACCTACCGGCAGGAGGACATCCGGAAGAAGATTCTGAGCTGGAACAACGACTCCTCAAGCCTGACGCTCTGGACGCCCACCGCGCCCCTGAGCCGTGAAAAGAGTTTCATCGTCGTCCGCTACATTCCTGAGCTGTCCTGGAATCTGGTTGTGGCCCAGAACACCGGGCTCCTGATCAGCGAAATGAGGGCGCAGCTCTACCAAACCTGCGCTATCCTGGTTTTTGTCATAGTTGTCGTGCTGGTCATCGTCACGACCGTCATCCGGAAATTCAACAAGCGGATCACCCAGTTGATGGAGGAACGGCAGGCTTTTTTCAAAAAGGCCACGGAACAGATGTATGACAATATCTGCGAGTTCAATATCACCCGGAATTGCGCGGAACAGGCATGGACCGGGGAATATTTCGAAACACTCGGCGCCAAGGGGCTTCCTTATGATCAGGCAATACGCATCATTGCCGAAAAACAGATCAAAAAGGAATTCCGGGAGCGCTATCTGGCGATCTTCGACCCCCGGAACGTCATGCGGGAGTATGCGGCCGGGAACAATCATCTGCGCTATGACTTCATGATCAGTCAGGACGGAACGGAGTACTCCTGGACGCGGGTGGACGCGCACGTTTTTTACTCCGCGGAGGACAAATGCATCCACATGGTCACCTACCGGAAGGACATTGAAAGGGAAAAGAAAAAAGAACTGCAGGCCGTGACGGATGAAATGACCGGCTTTTATACCAAAAAAGCCACGGAACGGGCCATCTGCGAACTGCTTTTCCAAAAGCCGGACAGCGGCTACGCTTTTTTCATTTTTGACATCGACAACTTCAAGCAGGCCAACGACCGCTTCGGCCATGCCTTCGGAGATATCTGCATCCGGACCTTCACGGCCATCATCAGACGGCATTTCAAAGAGCGCGCCGTGCTGGGACGGATCGGCGGGGACGAGTTCGCCGCCTTTGTCCCCATTCCGGACAGAGAGTGGGCGGAGCGCAAGGCGGAAACGCTGTCGGCCGCGCTCTGCACCGAATGCCTGGACGGTCCGGCCCGCTGGCGGATGACCGCGAGCATCGGCGTGGCCCTTGCTCCGCAGAGTGGAACGGACTTCAACACCCTGTACCAGAATGCCGACGCCGCCCTGTATCAGGTAAAGAAAAGAGGGAAAAACGGCTTTTCCGTCCATGACGGCACGGCAGCACGCGGCTTTTGA
- a CDS encoding MBL fold metallo-hydrolase RNA specificity domain-containing protein, whose translation MKVQFLGAAKTVTGSCYMIEACGKRFCVDCGMHQGNKAIEQRNRDIKPYLPGNIDFILITHAHIDHSGLLPLLVRDGFDKPVYCTKATSDLLEIMLQDSAHIQEMEAQWEAKKYDRRGLKNPPAALYTVEDAQKAATLFQPVDYHKSFEPAPGIRVTYYDAGHILGSGSLRLEAEENGKTTSMIFSGDIGRPQSLIVRDPESPPRADYVFMESTYGDRNHKNESTSAEELADAVAYSYAKGEKVIIPAFAVERTQEVLYCLHMLNSQGKLPENMPVFVDSPLAIRATEIFERNRELFDEDAKALLGNGDDPFSLPNLHYTLSTAESQAINEFSGPAIVISASGMCNAGRIKHHLKHNIWKPGASVVFVGYQAVGTPGRKLVEHAKKITLFGEDIEVAARIFTINGFSGHAGQSQLLDWLAPLAGDGTQVVLVHGENSAQTTLAGLIRERFKVTPLIPGYLEELVLEGGRVAQTVLHEREAHPKVDWDFLTGEVERKWGMFKGKLADVERRPWVEQTELQEALAKMDYAMTRLLSRM comes from the coding sequence ATGAAAGTACAGTTTCTGGGCGCGGCCAAGACAGTCACCGGTTCCTGCTACATGATCGAGGCCTGCGGCAAGCGCTTCTGCGTGGACTGCGGCATGCACCAGGGCAACAAGGCCATTGAGCAGCGCAACCGCGACATCAAGCCCTATCTGCCCGGCAATATTGATTTCATCCTGATCACCCATGCCCACATCGACCACTCGGGCCTGCTGCCCCTGCTGGTCAGGGACGGCTTTGACAAGCCGGTCTACTGTACCAAGGCCACCAGCGACCTGCTGGAAATCATGCTTCAGGACAGCGCCCACATCCAGGAAATGGAAGCCCAGTGGGAAGCCAAAAAATACGACCGACGGGGCCTGAAAAATCCCCCGGCCGCGCTCTACACGGTGGAGGACGCCCAGAAGGCGGCCACCCTTTTCCAGCCCGTGGACTACCACAAGTCCTTCGAGCCCGCGCCGGGCATCCGGGTGACGTATTACGACGCCGGGCATATCCTGGGTTCCGGCTCCCTGCGTCTGGAAGCCGAGGAAAACGGCAAGACCACCAGCATGATCTTTTCCGGCGATATCGGCCGTCCCCAGTCCCTGATCGTCCGTGATCCGGAAAGTCCGCCCAGGGCCGACTACGTGTTCATGGAATCCACCTACGGCGACCGCAATCACAAGAACGAGAGCACCAGCGCGGAGGAACTGGCCGATGCCGTGGCCTACAGCTACGCCAAGGGCGAAAAGGTCATCATTCCGGCCTTTGCCGTGGAGCGCACCCAGGAAGTGCTCTACTGTCTGCACATGCTCAACAGCCAGGGGAAGTTGCCTGAAAACATGCCGGTTTTCGTGGACAGCCCCCTGGCCATCCGGGCCACGGAAATTTTTGAGCGCAACCGCGAACTTTTCGACGAGGACGCCAAGGCCCTGCTGGGCAACGGCGACGATCCCTTCTCCCTGCCCAACCTGCACTACACGTTGAGCACCGCCGAATCCCAGGCCATCAACGAGTTCAGCGGCCCGGCCATCGTCATTTCGGCCAGCGGCATGTGCAATGCCGGGCGCATCAAGCACCACCTCAAGCACAACATCTGGAAGCCCGGAGCCAGCGTGGTCTTCGTGGGCTACCAGGCCGTGGGCACGCCGGGCCGCAAGCTGGTGGAGCACGCCAAAAAGATCACCCTTTTCGGCGAAGACATAGAAGTGGCGGCGCGCATTTTCACCATCAACGGCTTTTCCGGCCACGCGGGCCAGAGCCAGCTGCTGGACTGGCTGGCCCCGCTCGCCGGCGACGGCACGCAGGTGGTGCTGGTGCACGGCGAAAATTCCGCCCAGACCACGCTGGCCGGATTGATCCGGGAGCGTTTCAAGGTCACGCCGCTGATCCCCGGCTATCTGGAAGAACTGGTCCTGGAAGGCGGGCGCGTGGCCCAGACCGTGCTGCACGAGCGCGAGGCCCATCCCAAGGTGGACTGGGACTTCCTCACCGGCGAAGTGGAGCGCAAGTGGGGCATGTTCAAGGGCAAGCTGGCCGATGTGGAACGCCGCCCCTGGGTGGAACAGACCGAATTGCAGGAGGCCCTGGCCAAGATGGATTACGCCATGACCCGCCTGCTTTCGCGCATGTAG
- the miaA gene encoding tRNA (adenosine(37)-N6)-dimethylallyltransferase MiaA: MAGESTPPFAAPVICLAGPTGSGKTAAALALARELDGEVINADSRQVYADFPLITAQPSPEERACCPHHLYGFLPARQKISAGQWAEQAAAKARELLARGKTPLLVGGTGLYFQALLRGIADIPPLDPAIGARLEARLDAEGAPALHAELRKADPVYAARIHPNDRQRIARALEVREGTGRPFSWWHENAMAAPLCRGPLLVLNADLAWLEPRLARRLDLMLAAGALEEAEKARALCDDPAAPGWSGIGAAEALAHLQGRISLEECRRLWLRNTRAYAKRQLTWFRARPEAIFLPPDDVASIVEQACRSRVGNSALCIS, encoded by the coding sequence ATGGCCGGGGAATCCACGCCGCCCTTTGCCGCGCCGGTCATCTGTCTGGCCGGTCCCACGGGTTCGGGTAAAACCGCCGCGGCCCTGGCCCTGGCCCGCGAGCTGGACGGGGAAGTGATCAATGCCGACTCGCGCCAGGTGTACGCCGACTTTCCGCTGATCACGGCCCAGCCCTCGCCGGAAGAACGCGCCTGTTGTCCGCATCACCTCTATGGTTTTCTGCCCGCGCGGCAAAAAATCAGCGCCGGGCAGTGGGCGGAGCAGGCGGCGGCCAAGGCCCGCGAACTGCTGGCGCGCGGCAAGACCCCGTTGCTGGTGGGCGGCACGGGCCTGTATTTTCAGGCCCTGCTGCGCGGCATTGCCGACATCCCGCCCCTGGACCCGGCCATCGGCGCGCGCCTGGAAGCCCGCCTGGACGCTGAAGGCGCGCCCGCCCTGCATGCCGAACTGCGCAAGGCGGACCCGGTCTATGCGGCGCGCATCCACCCCAACGACCGCCAGCGCATCGCCCGCGCCCTGGAAGTCCGGGAAGGCACGGGCCGTCCTTTCAGCTGGTGGCATGAAAACGCCATGGCCGCCCCGCTCTGCCGGGGGCCGCTGCTGGTGCTCAACGCCGACCTGGCCTGGCTGGAGCCGCGTCTGGCCCGCCGTCTGGACCTGATGCTGGCCGCCGGGGCCCTGGAGGAGGCGGAAAAGGCGCGCGCTCTCTGCGACGACCCGGCCGCGCCGGGCTGGTCGGGCATCGGCGCGGCCGAAGCCCTGGCCCATTTGCAGGGCCGGATCAGCCTTGAGGAATGCCGCCGCCTCTGGCTGCGCAATACCCGCGCCTATGCAAAACGCCAACTGACATGGTTCCGGGCCCGGCCCGAAGCAATCTTTCTGCCGCCCGACGATGTGGCGTCCATCGTGGAGCAGGCGTGCCGCAGCCGGGTCGGCAATTCCGCCCTGTGCATATCATAA
- the tadA gene encoding tRNA adenosine(34) deaminase TadA: MDQALDQARLAAEAGEVPVGAVLAGPGGHILARTGNAPVRRHDPTAHAEILALRAGGAALGNYRLAGCVLAVTLEPCAMCAAALVHARLAGVVYGAADDLAGAVISRAEYLDAPFCNHRVWHMGGVRAEACAALLRDFFERKR, encoded by the coding sequence ATGGATCAGGCCCTGGATCAGGCCCGGCTGGCGGCCGAGGCCGGGGAAGTGCCGGTGGGCGCGGTTCTGGCCGGGCCCGGCGGGCATATCCTGGCGCGGACCGGCAACGCGCCCGTGCGGCGGCACGATCCCACGGCCCACGCCGAAATCCTGGCCCTGCGCGCCGGGGGCGCGGCCTTGGGCAATTACCGCCTGGCCGGCTGCGTGCTGGCGGTCACCCTGGAGCCCTGCGCCATGTGCGCGGCGGCCCTGGTGCATGCGCGTCTGGCTGGCGTGGTTTACGGCGCGGCCGACGATCTGGCCGGAGCCGTGATTTCCCGCGCCGAATATCTGGACGCTCCCTTCTGCAATCATCGGGTCTGGCATATGGGCGGGGTGCGGGCCGAGGCCTGTGCGGCCCTGTTGCGTGATTTTTTCGAAAGGAAACGTTGA
- a CDS encoding TIGR00730 family Rossman fold protein, whose protein sequence is MPELRQNIVDDLSSVTTESWRTFRIMSEMVHALDELNALKVNCISIFGSARCTPDMQEYQDAEKIARMLVDAGFGVITGGGPGIMEAANKGAFEAGGESVGLHIELPHEQGCNKYVKTRCNFRYFFIRKFMFVKYAMAYVVMPGGMGTIDELSEAFVLAQTGRTRPFPIILYDSRFWSGLLEWLRKSMAAGGFIHETEIDKLVTVCDTPEEVVNHLCKIIIL, encoded by the coding sequence ATGCCAGAACTACGACAGAACATAGTGGATGACCTGAGCTCCGTGACCACCGAATCCTGGCGCACTTTCCGGATCATGTCGGAAATGGTGCACGCTCTGGACGAGCTCAATGCCCTGAAGGTCAACTGCATCTCCATTTTCGGTTCGGCCCGCTGCACGCCGGACATGCAGGAATACCAGGATGCCGAAAAAATCGCCCGCATGCTGGTGGACGCGGGCTTCGGCGTCATCACCGGCGGCGGCCCCGGCATCATGGAAGCGGCCAACAAGGGGGCCTTTGAGGCCGGGGGCGAGTCCGTGGGCCTGCATATCGAACTGCCGCACGAGCAGGGTTGCAACAAGTATGTGAAAACCCGCTGCAATTTCCGTTATTTTTTCATCCGCAAGTTCATGTTCGTGAAATACGCCATGGCCTATGTGGTCATGCCCGGCGGCATGGGCACCATCGACGAGCTTTCCGAGGCCTTTGTGCTGGCCCAGACCGGCCGCACCCGGCCATTCCCCATCATTCTGTACGATTCGCGTTTCTGGAGCGGCTTGCTGGAGTGGCTGCGCAAAAGCATGGCGGCCGGCGGCTTCATCCATGAGACGGAGATCGACAAGCTGGTCACGGTCTGCGACACGCCCGAGGAAGTGGTCAACCACTTGTGCAAGATCATTATTTTGTAG
- a CDS encoding helix-turn-helix transcriptional regulator — protein MKELRYILGAGCLNAWLWLVFRSYGDPEPFLFNDEFGRLFAVLPCAALFLLLFGLWRERLRADGMLARLWIAGCAGLISPLLLSLDLALFDNAAAGAMISALAGFGFAVGFTVLGMGVASLSRAGILVVVSGGIIASRALIHGLLSLRPESLLLLPVVFALAAKLLLEPPPAPPAPPEAADNPAQGERSGAPESAAMPAPPGLTGPAGLAPIYAVYALTGLSHGLYYSLLAVMEPLLPRPKPHLLLIVVLSCLISPLCIHLARRASLWRTILLMGPLLVVGYTAWPLLHRESPALSLDSLHFAYTLLGVYSYTTLFYAASWLNARRRGNGIRLIGFGGATLLLSLLLGTYALPAIRASLSHGTTVNYLFALLAVTILLSSSAYVFLLEQMGFWEAAPPGRPTRPTRPLPGAFSPVIQIETAAQGSQEAQEDGPLPPEALNQEDCERLFRQLGLTRQQACIAAMLARKRHDADICASLNISPSTLKTHIRNILRRLNINSRHELPWLACRAAGGQGEE, from the coding sequence TTGAAAGAGCTTCGCTATATCCTGGGCGCGGGCTGCCTGAATGCCTGGCTCTGGCTGGTCTTCCGCAGCTACGGCGACCCGGAGCCGTTCCTGTTCAATGACGAATTCGGGCGGCTGTTCGCCGTGCTGCCCTGCGCCGCGCTGTTCCTGCTGCTGTTCGGCCTGTGGCGGGAACGCCTGCGCGCCGACGGCATGCTGGCCCGGCTCTGGATCGCGGGCTGCGCGGGCCTGATCAGCCCGCTGCTGCTGAGCCTGGATCTCGCCCTGTTCGACAATGCCGCGGCGGGCGCGATGATCAGCGCGCTGGCGGGTTTCGGCTTTGCCGTGGGCTTCACGGTGCTGGGCATGGGGGTGGCTTCGCTCTCGCGCGCGGGCATTCTGGTGGTGGTCAGCGGCGGCATCATCGCCAGCCGCGCCTTGATCCACGGCCTGCTGAGCCTGCGGCCGGAGAGCCTGCTGCTTCTGCCCGTGGTCTTCGCTCTGGCGGCCAAACTGCTGCTTGAGCCGCCCCCGGCTCCGCCCGCGCCGCCGGAAGCGGCGGACAACCCCGCCCAAGGCGAGCGGAGCGGCGCGCCGGAATCCGCCGCAATGCCCGCTCCGCCAGGCCTGACGGGCCCGGCGGGCCTGGCGCCGATCTACGCCGTCTACGCCCTGACCGGCCTCAGTCACGGCCTGTACTACAGCCTGCTGGCCGTCATGGAGCCCCTGCTGCCCCGTCCCAAGCCGCACCTGCTGCTCATTGTGGTGCTGAGCTGCCTGATCTCCCCGCTCTGCATCCACCTGGCGCGCCGGGCCTCCCTCTGGCGCACCATCCTGCTCATGGGCCCGCTGCTGGTGGTGGGCTATACGGCCTGGCCGCTGCTGCACCGCGAATCCCCGGCCCTCTCCCTGGACAGCCTGCACTTCGCCTATACCCTGCTGGGCGTCTACAGCTACACCACGCTGTTTTACGCGGCCTCCTGGCTCAACGCGCGCCGCCGGGGCAACGGCATCCGGCTGATCGGCTTCGGCGGGGCCACGCTGCTTCTCAGCCTGCTGCTGGGCACATACGCCCTGCCCGCCATCCGCGCCAGCCTTTCCCACGGCACCACGGTCAACTACCTTTTCGCCCTGCTGGCCGTCACCATTCTGCTTTCCAGTTCCGCTTACGTCTTCCTGCTGGAGCAGATGGGATTCTGGGAGGCCGCGCCGCCCGGCCGCCCGACCCGTCCCACCCGACCCCTGCCGGGCGCGTTCTCGCCCGTGATCCAGATCGAGACAGCGGCGCAGGGCTCGCAGGAGGCACAGGAGGACGGCCCGCTTCCGCCGGAGGCCCTGAATCAGGAAGACTGCGAACGGCTTTTCCGCCAGCTCGGGCTGACCCGCCAGCAGGCCTGCATCGCGGCCATGCTGGCCCGGAAGCGCCATGACGCCGATATCTGCGCCAGCCTGAACATTTCGCCCAGCACGCTGAAAACCCATATCCGCAATATCCTGCGACGGCTGAACATCAACAGTCGTCACGAACTGCCCTGGCTGGCCTGCCGCGCGGCGGGCGGCCAGGGCGAAGAGTGA